A genomic segment from Gorilla gorilla gorilla isolate KB3781 chromosome 3, NHGRI_mGorGor1-v2.1_pri, whole genome shotgun sequence encodes:
- the LOC109026610 gene encoding zinc finger protein 718 isoform X2 translates to MLENYRNLVSLGVTISNPDLVTCLEQRKEPYNLKIHETAASPPAVCSHFTPNLWTVQGIEDSFHKLIPKGHEKRGHENLRKTCESVNECKVQKGGYNRINQCLLTTQSKIIQSNICVKVFHKFSNSNKDKIRYTGDKTFKCKECGKSFHVLSRLTQHKRIHTGENPYTCEECGKAFNWSSILTKHKRIHAREKFYKCEECGKGFTRSLHLTKHKRIHTGEKPYICEECGKAFNQSSTLNLHKRIHSAQKYYKCEECGKAFKWSSSLNEHKRIHAGEKPFSCEECGNVFTTSSDFAKHKRIHTGEKPYKCEECGKSFNRSTTLTTHKRIHTGEKPYTCEECGKAFNWSSTLNVHKRIHSGKNPYKCEDCGKAFKVFANLHNHKKIHTGEKPYICKQCGKAFKQSSHLNKHKKIHTVDKPYKCKECGKAFKQYSNLPQHKRTHTGGKF, encoded by the coding sequence ctgtGTGTTCTCATTTCACCCCAAACCTTTGGACAGTGCAGGGCATAGAAGATTCATTCCACAAACTTATACCAAAAGGACATGAGAAACGTGGACATGAGAATTTAAGAAAAACTTGTGAAAGTGTGAATGAGTGTAAGGTGCAGAAAGGTGGTTATAATAGAATTAACCAATGCTTATTAACTACCCAGAGCAAAATAATTCAATCTAATATATGTGTCAAAGtttttcataaattttcaaattcaaaCAAAGATAAGATAAGATATACTGGAGATAAAACctttaaatgtaaagaatgtggcaaatcATTTCACGTGCTCTCACGCCTAACTCAACACaaaagaattcatactggagagaacccctacacatgtgaagaatgtggcaaagcctttaattgGTCCTCAATTCTTActaaacataagagaattcatgcAAGAGAGAAATTCTACAAGTGTGAAGAATGTGGTAAAGGCTTTACTCGGTCCTTACaccttactaaacataagagaattcatactggagagaaaccctacataTGTGAAGAATGTGGTAAAGCTTTTAACCAATCCTCAACCCTTAATTTACATAAGAGAATTCATTCTGCACAAAAAtactacaaatgtgaagaatgtggtaaAGCCTTTAAGTGGTCCTCATCCCTTAAtgaacataagagaattcatgcTGGAGAGAAACCCTTCTCATGCGAAGAATGTGGCAATGTCTTTACCACATCCTCAGACTTTGctaaacataagagaattcatacaggagagaaaccctacaaatgtgaagaatgtggaaaATCCTTTAATAGGTCCACAACTCTTACGACACATAAGAGAatccatactggagagaaaccctacacatgtgaagaatgtggaaaagcctttaaTTGGTCCTCAACCCTTAATGTACACAAGAGAATTCACTCTGGAAAAAatccctacaaatgtgaagattgtggcaaagcctttaaagTGTTTGCAAACCTGCATaatcataagaaaattcatactggagagaaaccctacataTGTAAacaatgtggcaaagcctttaaacAGTCCTCACACTtgaataaacataagaaaattcacACCGTAGAtaaaccctacaaatgtaaagaatgcGGGAAAGCTTTTAAGCAGTACTCCAACCTTCCTCAACATAAGAGAACTCATACTGGaggaaaattttag